Within Citrus sinensis cultivar Valencia sweet orange chromosome 1, DVS_A1.0, whole genome shotgun sequence, the genomic segment caaattaaaaatataaagactatAGCTCaagaattttgaaagaattacAGGGCAAATTAACTCACTCTAATGATACAACTAAGTAATAGTAAAGTATAgacaaattattaaagttcTATCAAATTCTCCAATTTTCATATTGTAGTTAAAGtgcaacaaataaaaatacttgagttgtaattttaatctaaaaacaACTAAGTTCTccaaaaagaattgaaaacgCCTCTTCGAATATTTGAGGTCCTTTAGGAGCAGCACCATAAACTCAAGTATTTATAACACTTGCGCAcaaccaaaatttaaaaggcTCTTCCTGAATTTGATCAGCTAAGTCTCTAGTATGTGCCAATACTAACACTGTAGCACCTTCACCTTGATTATGAATAACCTATGTCAGTTGCGAAAGGAAAATATGAACATGAAGTTtcatttagatattttttcaaacactTGGAGTGCTTTAAATCTTACCTCTTCTTTTAATCAAATGCCATccacttttaaataaaattattttgactaGGCTTTCTTTTTAAGCAAAACTAAGCAAAAAAACCTCtcaatcaaacaaaatcaaactaatttccaaaatatatatgttaaataaaGCTATTCACCTCAAGCTTAAAGCCATGCATCacatttcattgaatttaataagcATTCGATTAAGTCGGCATATCTATCCAAACAtgcacaaataaataaacgaaGACAAGATATATCTCAACAAAATGAGGAacaaacaatttcaaaatctgatttttaattttcatccaaAAGCAAACAAATCCTAAAAATTCACACAAAAGCAAGCCCAATTtcataatcatattaacaaaatttcaaaaattagttCTCAGCATTTTTTTAGCATGTGTGATTGATTAAcatcatacccaatttctttaCGACGTCAACAAAGACTAGCGATTGTGGCTACGAGATTGGACGTTCATGCATGTCAGTGGTGGCCGGTGGCTGTGAAGGGTTTGTTTAATGGCAAGGATTGGGGCAGTGtgcgcaaaaaaaaaaaaaaaacaattagcaAAAAACACAAATTGAAAGGCCATGAAATCAGTTTAAAGTTAAGCCAAATACTTGAAAATCACATCCGCTGTTGACCATTGTGGAAGTTGTGCCGCCGTTGACTGTTCTGGAAGCAGAAGAGGAGAGGAATTAGTAATTaggtattttgaattttgaattcttttgCCATGAGCTCGCGTCAGGTGAGAGAGTGAGACTGAGTGAGCGGGGCTGGGGGGTTGTGCATGTGCCGCTGTTGACCGTTGTGGAAGTTGTGCCGCCGTTCATTGTGTCATTCACCATTgtcgaagaagaagagaataGAAGAACTAGCTTCGGCAGCCGGCGTGAGGTGAGagcctttttctttgttatttttccacaaatatatatatggccGATTCGGatgtgtgctttttttttgagaagataATTAAACTTTCATTAAAGCAAACAAGAGAATACAGATTCCACATCAATTGGTAACGGCGCTGTCCATACAACATTTGAAAGACTCCTTAAAGCAAGCTTAGCCAAGGAGTGGGCATGAGCATTACATGATCTGGGTGTGTAATGGAAACTGATGTGCTGGAAATCCTTCCTTTGATCTTGAATTTCAGAAATCACCCAAACAATCTCTGTCTTGCTTCCCTCTTGGTTGTTAATCAACTTTGCTACATCTTGACAATCTGTCTCCACCATTAAAGAGCTAAGAGCTGCATTTTTTGCCACAACTAATCCCCATTCAACAGCTTCTGCTTCTGCAACCTTAACATCTCCAGAAAATTTTGTGGTCTTGACAGCAGCCACAATGATTCTGCTGTTTGAATCTCGGATTACAGCTCCTAACCCTGCTATTCCTTTTTCATGATTAATAGCGGCATCCACATTAGCCT encodes:
- the LOC107176592 gene encoding uncharacterized protein LOC107176592, which codes for MDCWRVVAKAEAVVEAYKRVSQQGHGSGGMHNPMKSQKWCPPPANVFKANVDAAINHEKGIAGLGAVIRDSNSRIIVAAVKTTKFSGDVKVAEAEAVEWGLVVAKNAALSSLMVETDCQDVAKLINNQEGSKTEIVWVISEIQDQRKDFQHISFHYTPRSCNAHAHSLAKLALRSLSNVVWTAPLPIDVESVFSCLL